A stretch of the Uranotaenia lowii strain MFRU-FL chromosome 3, ASM2978415v1, whole genome shotgun sequence genome encodes the following:
- the LOC129753696 gene encoding putative odorant receptor 92a — MTGQTSLEVFLEFKSLARRMAAFVGADVVAENYRPNYRSWMAATVTTAYLVTIPCTIWYCYPDYFFIMQALAPVGIGFQGLFKFYSALVHRKFFQDRAKYLEDFHRKHINHSRNRVTLLDLMRKSYLFGKFLVASYLSAIIGFALYPIYIYVIYGEKTFALTALIPGINHDSYTGYLITTCVQMFTLALGLCGLSAADLTILIFVVNLAALVKVFKGNFLDLNELLEAPIRDEEAIRKKTREIFIEHGDIESYETELDERYFFINLMQVGSAVSCLSIALFLCYTTKYLPGYGFIAGMFFELLEFCLLGTIFTVQNDQMVDAIYDVKWHLLPMKERREWKFLLHKSQNAVDLTVGGFSKLNLETFVKIINTIYQYFAVLINFIEN; from the exons ATGACAGGTCAAACGTCCCTGGAAGTCTTTCTAGAATTCAAATCTCTGGCCCGTCGGATGGCAGCCTTCGTTGGGGCGGATGTAGTGGCCGAAAACTACCGACCTAACTACCGATCCTGGATGGCCGCGACGGTAACGACGGCCTACCTGGTTACCATTCCCTGTACGATCTGGTACTGCTATCCGGATTACTTTTTCATCATGCAAGCGTTGGCTCCAGTAGGAATCGGTTTTCAGGGATTGTTCAAATTCTACAGCGCACTGGTTCATCGGAAGTTCTTTCAGGACCGGGCAAAGTATTTGgaagattttcatagaaaacacATAAACCATTCTAGGAACAGAGTTACCCTACTGGATTTGATGAGAAAAAGTTACCTGTTCGGGAAATTTCTAGTGGCATCGTATCTAAGCGCCATCATTGGATTTGCACTCTATCCGATATATATCTACGTGATATACGGCGAAAAAACCTTTGCACTGACCGCACTTATTCCGGGAATCAACCATGACTCCTATACCGGGTATCTAATAACCACTTGTGTCCAAATGTTTACACTGGCGCTGGGATTGTGTGGTCTGTCGGCGGccgatttgaccattttgataTTCGTCGTTAATTTGGCGGCACTGGTTAAAGTCTTCAAGGGGAATTTTCTAGATTTGAACGAGCTCTTGGAAGCTCCGATCagagatgaagaagcaatccgAAAGAAAACGAGAGAAATCTTCATAGAGCATGGTGATATTGAAAG CTACGAAACGGAGCTGGACGAGcgctatttttttatcaacttgatGCAGGTTGGCTCGGCTGTCTCGTGCTTGAGCATCGCCCTCTTTCTATGCTACACGACCAAGTATTTACCGGGTTATGGGTTTATAGCAGGAATGTTTTTCGAATTGCTAGAATTTTGTTTACTGGGAACTATCTTTACGGTCCAA AACGATCAGATGGTAGACGCTATATACGACGTCAAATGGCATCTACTTCCTATGAAAGAACGTCGAGAGTGGAAATTTCTGTTACACAAGAGCCAGAATGCTGTTGATCTGACCGTTGGAGGATTTTCGAAGCTTAACTTGGAAACTTTTGTCAAA atcatcAATACCATCTATCAGTACTTTGCCGTTTTgatcaatttcattgaaaattaa